ACACGAGGACCTCCGCCCCCATCGAGGGCGCCAAGGTCGCCGTCCGGCACACGCGGGCCGGTTCCGAGGGCACGGAGGCGCCCGAGCTGGCGAGCGCGAAGACGGACGCGACAGGTGTCTTCGAGCTCGCCCCGGTGGAGGCCGGCTCGCTGCGCCTGGATGTCTCCCGCTCCGGCTACCTGCCCCTGCGAAGCTCGCTGCGTGTGAGCGAGGAGCCGCTGGAGCTGCGCCTCTCCTCGGGCGCGCGAGTGTCGGGCACCGTGAAGGACCGTGAGGGGCGGCCCGCGAACGTGGTGCTGCGAGTCTTCCCCCTGGGCGACCACCAGGGCCACTCGCCCAGCATCCTGCAGGTCCGGGATGGAACCTTCGATGTGGCGGGGCTGGAGCCCGGGGAGTACGTCTTCAAGGCCCTCTCCGTGCACGATTCCCTGGGCAACGCCTGGTCGGAGGAGCGCTCCAGCCGTTACGTCCCACGCAGGGTGACGCTGGCGCCCGAGGAGCGGCGGGTGCTCCAAATCCAGGAGCAGGAGGGCCGCTCCACGCTGCGTCTGCGCATGCCCCGCTTCACGGGCGTCGCCCCCGAGGATGTCGCTCCTCACGCGGCCGTGCTCATCCCGGGGAGCGTCCCGCAGGTGCGCACCTATTCAGGCTTCGAGCGGCTCATGCGCGAGCAGGGCGTGCCCGGCCCGCTGAAGCCGTCCTCTCCCGAAGTCGTCTACGACGCGCTGCCCGCGGGCCGTTACACGTACCTGCTCATCGGAAAGCGTCCCCAGGGAGGTCCGTACATGGTGCACTCCGAGGTGCTGGTGGTGCCCGAGGCCCAGACTGTGAATCGGGACCTCCAGCCCGTCTGGACGCCCATCACATACATCATCCTCTGACGGAGGATGCGCGACAGGCCGTCACTCCCGCGCGGCGTTGAACTCCGGCAGCAGGTAGTCATCCACGGAGGGGACCTTGTCGATGAGGCCCAGCTCCACGAGCTGCTGGGAGAGCTGCTCCCACCGCTCGCGCTTCATCATCCCGAGGCCCCGGGCCCGTGTCTCCCCGGTCTCGATGAGCGGCTTCTGGGCCTCGGCCGCGGCGGCGAACGTCTCCGCGTCCATCGTCGTGTTCAGCTTGCCCATCACCGCGTTGGTCGGCCCCGGATTGTCCAGATACGCGCGCCAGCCCTCCCGCACCGCCGCGACGAATGCCTTCACCCGCTCGGGCTGCTCCTTCCAGTACTGCCTCCGGGTGATGACCACGGCGATGTACGGATTGAAGCCCTCGTCGGCCACCAGGAACACGGCCGGCGTGGCGCCCTGCCGCTTCGCGGCGATGGGCTCGGCGGTGACGAAGCACTGCTGGGCGAAGTCCTTGTCCGCGAGGAAGCGCGCCACGCCGCCGTCGTAGGGCACCACCTTCACCTGGTCGAAGCTGTACTTCTTCTTGAGGAAGGCCACGTACGAGAGGCCCGGCTCCAGCGCCACCGTGCCCGAGGACAACACGTCCTTGATGCCCTTCGCCCCACGAGACGCGTGGGCCATGATGGCGTGCGGCGACGTCTGGTACACCGCGAACAGCGGAATCACATCCAGGCCCCGGGCGCGCGCGGTGATGATTTCATCCGCGCCGCTGATGCCGAACTCCGCCTTGCCCGTGGCCACCATCTGCTGCACCGGCGCGCCCGCGCCGCCGCCCAGGATGTCCACCTCCAGCCCATGACGGGCGAAGGCCCCCGACTCGCGCGCCGCATAGAAGCCGCCGAACTCGGGCTCCGGCACCCAGTTGAGCGCCAGCTTCACCTGGGCCACAGCGGCCTTCTGTGGCGCCGGGGTGCCCGCCTGGGCGCCGCCCTGCGGGGGCTCCTCCTTCTGGCGCGAACAGGCGCTCGCGGCCACCAGCAGCCCCACGCACCCCCACAGCTTCACCAGACGTCCGCTCACGTTCTGCCTCCCTCCCACGTGACTCAATTCCCCTGCGCCGACGGGTGCCAGCGCCGCAGCAGCCGCGCCCCCGTGAGGCTCACCGCCCCGAACAACACCAGCCCCAACCCCGACGCCGCCAGCACCGCCGCGAACAACAGGTCCGTGCGCAGCTGACGGTACGCGGCCAGCACCAGGATTCCCAGCCCCGCCGAGCCCTCGGAGAAGCCGGCGACGAACTCGCCGACGATGGCCCCGATGACCGACAGGCCCGAGGCAATCTTCAACCCGGTGAACAGGTGCGGCATTGCCGCGGGCAGCTCCAGCTTCCACAGCGTCGCGAAGCGCCCGGCGCCATACAGCCGGAACATGTCCCGCAGCGGCGGCTCCACCGAGCGCAGCCCGGTGAGCGTGTTGGCGATGACCGGGAACAACGAGACGATGAAGGACGACACCGCGACGGCGCGAGGGCCCGGGCCGAACCACAGCACCAGGAGCGGCGCGATGGCCACGATGGGCACCGTCTGCAGGAAGAGCGTGTACGGATAGAGCGCGCGCTCCACCATCCGCGAGGACGCGAGCGTCACCGCCACCAGCACGCCCAGCACCGCGCTCAACCCGAAGCCCACCAGGGCCGCGCGTCCCGTGGTGAGCGCCGCGCCGAGCAGCGCGCCCGCCTCCCGCGCTCCCACCGCCCCCACGGCCGAGGGCGGCGGCACCAGCCAGACCGGAACCACGAGGAGGCGCACCGCGGCCTCCCAGAGCGACAGCAGCACGACGAGCGCCACCAGCGGGGGCAGCGCCGCGCGAAGGGCCGGGCGGTTCACCAGCGCTCTCCTTGCTCCAGGGCCTCGTGGAGCAGCCGGGCCTCGCGGGCGAACGAGGCCTCGGTGCGCAGGGCCGCGCCGCGCTCGGCGGGCAGCTCCAGCGTCCTGTCCAGCACCACCCGCGCGGGCCGCCGCGACAGGACCACGGCCCGCTCGGCCAGGTAGGCCGCCTCCGAGATGGAGTGGGTGACGAAGAGCACCGTCATCCCCAGCTGGCGCCACAGCGCGCGGAGCTGGTCATCGAGGCGGCCGCGCGTCAGCTCGTCCAGCGCGGCGAAGGGCTCGTCCAGGAGCAGCAGCCGGGGACGGGTGACGAGCGCGCGCGCCAGGGACACGCGCATGCGCATGCCGCCGGACAGCTCGGCGGGGTGCCGGTCCGTGGCATCCCCCAGACCCACCTGCTCGAGCACGGCGCGCGCGGCGGCCTGCCGCTCCGACTTCGGCACGCCGGTCAGCTCCAGCGGCAGCGCCGCGTTGTCCAGCACCGAGCGCCAGGGCAGCAGGTGCGCGTCCTGGAACACGTAGGCGATGGGGGCGCGCTCACCGGGGGTGCGCTCCAGCGTCGGCGTGAAGGCGATGTGCCCGGCCTCCGCGCGGTCCAACCCCGCCACCAGCCGCAGCAGCGTGGACTTGCCGCAGCCGGAGGGGCCGAGCAGCGCCACGAACGAGCCCGGCGCGACCTCCAGGTCCAGCCCCGACAGCACGGCGACGTCACCCGGGAAGGTGCGGCGCAGGCCCTCGACCTTCACGCGGACGCCCCCGCTTCCGGAGACGGGGGGCAGGGGGGCAGGGGGAGCGAGGCCAGGAGGCGCCATGGACGAGGCGTTTCTAACCGTCCTGCCCTCGCGAGGCGAGCGCGGATCGCCAGTCGGGGGAACCCGCCACCGCCTTGACTCTCCACCCTCGGGGGAGTCTCGTTCCCCCATGAGCATCCTCCTCGATGACGGTACGGGCCTGCGTGAACTCACCCCTGAATTGGCGCGCGCCTGGTTCTCCCGGACGGGGAGGCCGTTGCCCTCGCACCTGGATGACGGCTGCATCGAGCTCTTCGCGGCCGCGCGCGACAAGGCCTACAGCAGCAACAAGCAGGAGGAGTTCCTGTCGGACCTCCAGGCGTTCTACTCGGCTCGCAAGGGGCTGAAGATGGCCTTGAAGAACCTGGATGGCTACGAGGAGCACCTGGTGTCCCAGCAGGTGACGGACGACCTGGTCCGGGAGGTCCTCGGAGTCGAGCGGGGTGGGAAGGTCCCCAGGCCGCTGAAGCAGTTCGTCGGGGACGTCATCGACAGCATGCTGACCGAGGAGCGGCTCTACGTCGCGGAGTGCCGGGACTCCTTGAACGAGCAGCTCGACTGGCACGTCATGGGGCGCGTGGACAAGGCCCCCGTGCCATCCCGGAAGATGGAGGGCATCTTCTCGCTCATCGCGCAGGAGCCGGAGCACTCCAAGGCCAAGGACAAGGCGAAGAACGTCTACTACGAGCCCATCCGCGCGCGGCTGATGAGCCAGGGCTTCGTCGTGCCCCCGCGTGGCGTCGCCATGGGCGGCGTGTTCCCCGAGCAGGAGTGGCTCCGGGACCTCTCCGAGTCCGTCTTCCTGCAGCGGGCCAAGGACGTCACGGACGACCTGGTGCAGCGCTATCACCTGTTGGGCGACGGTCCGGATTCCCTGACGCGGCTGCTGGTTCCCCAGCAGGAGCGCTGGAAGCACGTGCGGGATGCGCTGTCGTCCGCGGTGGGGTGTCTGTGTGTCTCGTGGACGCGGCACCGGGTCATGGGCAAGCCCGTGTACGTGCCCATCCTGGGCCTGTCCGGCGTCGTGGAGCAGGACCCCGCTCCGGCGTTCTACCAGAAGTACTGCCGCCACCTGGGGCTGCCGAGCTGGAAGCCGGACCCCTCCATTCCGGAGGTCGCTCCGTATCAGGAGAGCGGGCAGCTCAAGGCGCAGCGGACCGCGACGGGCATCGCGCAGCAACGCGCGAAGGCGTTCCTGCAGCCCAAGAACAAGCCCCAGCCGGGCTCCGATGAAGAGGGTTGGGTGACGGACTATCGGACGAAGAAGGCGGCCATGGACAAGCTGGTCACCGACGAGGCCCAGGCCTATCGCGACACCAAGAAGGCCCGGCAGATCGAGTACGAGCTCGCGGTCAACTACGACACGATGCTGGAGCGCACCAACCTCGCGGCCCTGGGCTATCACGCCCGCTCGCGACTCGGCTTGCGGACGCCCTCGCGGCAGGCCCTCTTCAGCTACGTCTCCTTCCGTGAGAACAAGAAGAGCCAGGACCTGAAGCTCGAGGTGCTCCAGCCCGGGGGACAAGGCGTGGACCTGTGGGTCGCGGGCTGGCACACGTTGAGCTGCGCCGAGCCCGCGGCGCTCATGACGGCCTCGTCGTACTTCAACGAGGGCTGTGACGTGCTCATCTGCTTCCCCTACGAGGGCTTCAATCCGACGGGCAGCTCGCGCAACCGCCCCAAGGAGACATGCCCCTGGTGCGCCGCGGTCGAGCTGGGCTTCCGCAGCCTCAGTGAGAATGGCGGGGGCGTGGAGACCAGCGTCGACCAGGGCGTGTGGCTGACCCAGCACACGCTGACGATGCAGGGAGAGTCCGGGGGATACCTGTCCGTGAAGGAGGGCTTCGACGCCTTCGATGACGACAACCCCATCATGGGGCAGACGCGGACGACCCTGGGCGGCGACGGTGAGCGCCGACTGGTGAAGAACAAGGACCTCAAGGTCCCCGCCTACAGCCCCGCCGTCGAGACCAAGATTGGCCGGCTGCGGTCGATGTATCACCTGCTGGGACTGCTCAACAGCGAGGTCGTGGCGTTGGACCGTCCCCTCTACGGCCGCGTGGGAGAAGGGGCCGTGTGGCACTTCCTCCGGTGAGCCCGAAAGGCCTCACTTCAGTCTGTATAGTCTGAAATTCATGTAATTTGAGCCATGTGTGGATACCATGGTGGTGAACCAAGGAGGGTTCTCCATCATGCGTATCTTCCGCCGGGCCCTGCCCGGACTTCCCATGTTCGCGGTGGTCTCACTGCTGCTCCCGGGTTGGGGCGTCTCCGAGGCCGAGGCCGCCGAGCGGCGCTTCCTGGTCGACTTCGGTGACGGGCCCACCGCCACGCCGGGGTGGAACAACCTCCACTTCGGCTCCACCGGCTCGTCGCTGAGCAACCTGGTGGACAGCGCGGGCGTGGGCTCGGGGCTGTCGCTCCAGGTAACGGACGGGTTCTGGCAGGGCTGGACGGGCGCCTACAACGGCGGCGGCACCACCGCGAGCACCGTCTATCCCGCGTCGGCCACGCGGGACACGTTCTTCATCGGCACCAACGAGGGGACGACGGACACGCAGGCGCAGGTCCGCCTCTCCGGGCTGGCCATCAATGGCACCTACTCGCTGCGCTTCTACGCGTCGCGGATGGCGGGGGACTCGGCGGACCGGACGACGCGCTACACGGTGGGCGCGCAGACGGTGGAGCTGCAGGCGACGAACAACATCGACGGCGTGGTGCAGCTGACGAACCTGGTGCCTTCCAACGGGGCGCTGGACATCAGCGTGACGATGAAGCCCGGCGCCATCTTCGGCTACCTGGGCGTGCTCGAGGTCATCGAGCAGGACGGCGGCGTGGTGGTGAACCAGCCGCCCGTGGTGAACGCGGGGGCCGACCGCACCGTGCCGCTGCCCACCAACACGGTGGCGCTCCAGCAGTCCTTCTCCGACCCGGAGGGACAGGCCACGACCTTCGTGTGGTCGCAGGTCTCCGGTCCCACCACGGCCGGGCTGTACCAGAACCCCTGGACTCCGCTCGTCGCGAGCAACCTCGCGCAGGGCACCTACGTCTTCCGCCTCACGGTGACGGATGCCCAGGGCGCGAGCGCGTCCGATGACGTGAGCGTGTCCGTGGTGCCGAGCACCGGCAGCGGCACGCCCTTCCTGCGCACCCTCACGGCGAAGTCCGTCACGGCGAGCGGCAAGGTCATCCACTACTACGAGTCACTGCCTCGCGGTTACAACACGGACCCGAACCGCAAGTGGCCGGTCATCGTCTTCCACCACGGCGTCGGCGAGAAGGGCAGCACCCCCGAGTCGCTGCCGAGCGTCCTGGGCAACATGACGCTCGTCCGGGACAACGTGCCGCTGGAGTTCGACATCAACGGCGTCACCGAGTCCTTCATCGTCCTGATTCCGCAGCTCCACGGGAACTACGGCGACTGGCAGGACTTCTTCACGCAGGCGATGATCGACTCGGCGAAGGCGAACCTCCGGACCGACGCGGACCGCGTGTACCTGATGGGCTTCTCGCTGGGCGCGTTCCACACCTGGAGCTTCCCGCAGCGCTCGGACGCGAACGCTCGCCAGGTTGCCGCCATCGTCCCCTTCTCGGGTGGGCGCGTCTACAACGTGAACGGCGTGTCGCAGCTCTGCCGGCTGGCCACCGAGGATGTGCCCGTGTGGACCTTCCACGCGGCGGACGACGGCACGGTGCACGTGAGCTACACGGATGCCGCGGTGAACGGGCTCAATGCCTGCTCTCCCGCGCCGGACCCGGCGCCGCGCTACACGCGTCCCGCCACGGGGAACCATTGGATCATCGGCTCGGGGGCGTCTCCGACGCAGCCGCCGGCCAACAACATCTACCACTGGATGCTCTCCCACCGGCGCGTCAGCACGCCGCCGCCCGTCACCCAGCGCACGCTCACGCCGAGGGTGACCACGGTGCCCAAGCTCTGGAATGGCCAGATGGGTTACTACGAGTCCCTGCCGCGCGGGTATGACGCCAACCCGAGCCGTCAGTGGCCGCTGCTCATCTTCCTGCACGGCATCGGGGAGCGTGGCAACGGCACGACGGAGCTGTCCCGGGTGCTGAGCCATGGCCCGGCCGCGCAGATCAACTCGGGCCATCCGCTGGAGTTCACCGTCAACGGGGTGACGGAGTCCTTCGTGGTGCTCATCCCCCAGCTGGGCGAGGCCGGCGCGAGCTGGCATCCCTATCAAATCGAACGCCTGCTCGACGTGGCGCAAGCGGGCCTGCGCATCAACCCCAAGCGCGTGTACCTGACGGGCCTGTCGCTGGGCGGCTTCGGGACCACCGCCTTCGTGGAGTTCTCGCTCGCCAACGCGCAGCGCATCGCGGCCATCGCGCCCACGGATGGGGCCCACTACGGCGGCATCATCTGGACGCCGGACCTGGACAACGTGACGACCAACGCGTGCTACCTGGCGCAGGCGGACGTGAAGGTCTGGCAGTTCTACGGCGCGAATGACGCCTCCTGGGGGAGGACGGCCACGGACTTCATCGCGCGGCTCAACGCCTGCTCGCCCCCGTCGGCGCCGGTGGTGACGCGCTACGAGAACGTGGGGCATACGGCCTACGGCCGGGCCTACGCCACGGACCACACGTACCACTCCCCGAACCTCTACGAGTGGCTGCTCGCGCAGCAGCGCCCGTAGTGGATGGGCCGGGGCCCCGCTGCTCGCACGGAGCGGGGCCTTGGGCCTACTGGGCGCGCCGCAGGTACGCGCCCGGAGCGCACGTGCGCAGTCGTCCGAGCTCCGCCTCCGCGCCCTGGCGGGACGGGTGGAAGCGGGCCACCGCCCACTTGTCCCGGGTGAGCCGCCGGAAGTCGTTGGTGTCCACGGTGAGCAGCGACGTGCCCTGGCAGGCCTTTTCCAACGGAGTCTCCGCCGCGCGGGCATCGGACACGGAGTCCGCCGTGCGGAGGATGACGGCCCACGCCTCGGCGGGCTTCTCCACCACCTTCTCGCGCTCCGCGTCCCAGCGCAGCTCGGACAGGGTCCATCCATCGGCCTGTTCTCCGCCGCCGACGTCGAGCGTGCGCGAGAACAAGAGCCGGCCGTCCAGCAGCTCCACGCTCGAGGAGGTGGGCCCCATCCCCTCGCTGCCCTCCCAGGCTCGCCTCGCGCCCGTCTCGTCCGCGACGAACAGGGCGTGTTGCCGGTGCACATGCTCGAAGCCGCCCTGGTGGGTGACGAGGAGCGCGGTCGGCCCGCCCGGCAGGTCCACCGCCCGGACACGGAGGTTCCAGGAGGTCGACTCCTCGCCGCCGCCCCAGTCCCAGCCCCCCTCCGTCGCCTTCGCCACGTCGCACGTGAGCGCGTCATAGGGCGCGGACAGCGTCGCCGTGCGCTTCGCCTCGCCGCTGCGAACGCGCAGCGCGCGCTGGCCCTTCTCGCACGGCAGGGCCACGGCCTCGAGGCCCGAACCGGCTCCCGTCGAGCCCAGCACCTGCTCCTTCGCGGGGACGGGCGCGGCGCCCATGAGCAGCACGGCGGTGGCGAGGACCGCGCCCGGACGACGGCGCGGCGGCTTGGGGACAGCGAGGACGGACACCGGAGACTCCACGGGAGGCGCTTCCCACGGAGTCTGCACGGACTTTCCCTCGTGCGCACCCCTCATGCCCCTGGGCACCACGCAGGCGGGGCCCGCGGGAGGCTCCCGGACTCAATACACGGAGCCTTCCTGGGTGATGTGCATCACCAGCACATGCCGCAGGGGCTTCCCCATCCACTCATCCAGCTCCGCGATGAGGCCGGTGATGACGTTCATTCCTCGTGGATTGATGGCCGGATAGATGAGCCCGTGCCAGGGAATGTTCCGGACCTGGAGGGGTGTACCCCACGCCCCCACGATGGGGACCTCGCGGAAGATGAAGTCGAGGATGGCGCGCAGGCGTCTGGGAGTGGGCGTGACGTCGGGGCAGCGCCAGGCCAGCAACCTGGCTGCGGCGCCATCCATCATCTGCCGGACCCGGGGCTGGGTGTCGTACATGGCCTCGATGGACCGCGTCTTGTCGAGCAGCTCCGCGGTTTCGATTTCGTTCCATCGGAAGATGTGGGTCCGCTGCTTCATCGGCTCGCTGCATCCCGACAGCGCCTGGGCGAACAACGCCTCGAAGTGGTCTCCATAACCCAAGGCGAGCGCCCGGGCCTTGGGCTCCGGCATGTTCATGGCCATTTCGTTGAACTTCATCACCTCGTCGGCGATGAAGATCCCCAGCTGGCCCGAGGTCTTGCCTTCGAGCTCGTCAAGCAACTGTCTGGCGAGTCGAGGCGTGATGAACTCCTTCGCCTTCCGGTTGCAGCTGATGGCCACCAGCATGTTCTTCTGGTCCGCGTCGGCCAGCGAGTTGAAGAACAAGAGCTGGGGAAATGGAGCGCCTGGGGTTCCCATGGAGTCTCCTCGGGCAGCGGGTGTCTCGGGTTGGATATGTCTATGGGCTGGATGCGTGGATGATAAGTCTTTGAGCGTGTCAGCCACGCGGCGCCGCGCCCGCATGGGGATGCGGTGCGGGGCTCGCTCAGCTCGTGCCCTGACCCGAAGCGCGCCGGGGCAGCAGCGCGATGAACGTCGTGCCCTGACCGTCCTGGGACGTCACGTCGACGGTGCCCCCATGGGACTCGACGATGTGCTTCACGATGAAGAGCCCCAGGCCGATGCTGCGCCCGGTGTTGCTGTCCCCCGTGCGGGCGCGCTGGAGCGGACGGAAGAGTCGCTCGCGGGCCTCGTCGGGGATGGGCGGCCCCTCGTTGTGGACGCACAGGACGACGCGAGGCGCCTCGCCGCGCACGCGCACCGTCACGCGCGAGCTCGCGGGGCTGTATTGAAGCGCGTTGCTCACCAGGTTGCCCAGCATCTGGGCGATGCGGTCCGGATCCCATTCTCCGAAGGCATCCCCGTCCGACTCCACGCGCAGCTCCCGCTCCGGGTGGCTCATCTGCAGCTCTTCAATCACCTGCTGTGACAGCTCATGCAGGTCCACGGGCCGCCGGTGGATGGGCAGACCTCCGCCCAGGCGCACCTGGGTGAAGTCCAGCAGGTCATGCGTCATCCGCACCGCGCGCTCGGCCGAGGTCTGGATGCGCAGCACCGAGCGCAGGTTGCGCTCGCTGAGCTCCTCCCGCCGGGCCAGCACCGACGCGCCCAGCTGAATCGCGCTGAGCGGGTTTCGCAGGTCGTGGCTGACGATGCCGATGAGCTGCTGCTCGAACTCCGCGCGCCGACGCGTCTCGGCCTCCTGGCGCTTCTGCTCGGACAGCTCGTGCGCGATGATGGCCACCCCCACCGGCAGGAACGTCCGGGCGTGGGTCAGGGTGGAGACGGTGAAGCGCACGGGCAGCCGCGCACCCGTCTGGAGATGGCGTGCCTGGAGCTCACCCTCCCAGCGTCCTCGGGCTGCCACGGTGGGCAGCAGTGTGTCCTGGACGAAGGGGCGGTCCTCCTCGGAGAAGTAGTCCAGCAGGCTCGTGTGGCGCGCCTGTTCCAGGCTCATCACGCCGAGCATCCGCTGGCCGGCCTCGTTGAGGTAGGTGATGCGGCTGACAGTATCCGCGATGCCAATCGCATCCGAGCTCTGCTCCACCACGACGGACAGGGCCTGCCGTGCCTGCTCGACCTGGCGCTTCTCCTCCCGCGCCCTGGACACGGCGAGGTTTCCCTCCACGCGCGCGAGCAGCTCCCGCGCGGAGAAGGGCTTCACCAGATAGTCATTGGCGCCCGCCTCCAGCCCCTCGACGGTGGCCTCCTCACCCGCGCGGGCCGACAGCAGGATGACGGGGATGTCCGCCGTGACGGGCGAGTCCCGCAGCGCGCGCAGCAAGCCGAAGCCATCCATCCCCGGCATCATCACGTCGCTGAGCACCAGGTCCGGCCGTCGGGCCCGCACCTGCTCCAGCGCCTCATGGCCGTTGGCGGCCGTCTCCACCGCGTAGCGTCCACCCAGGAGGCGCTGGACGTAGTCGCGCATGTCCACGTTGTCGTCCACCACGAGCACCGTCTCGCTGGCGGGGGACGTCCGGTCCTCACGGCGAGGCAGCGGCGGCGCCTCGTCGTCGGTGACCTCGATGGCGGGCGGGGCCTCGAGCCACGTCCGCGCCTCGCTGACGAAGGCCCGCAGGTGGGTGGCGTGGCCCGGCTCACCCGGCTTCAGGTGCTCGGCGGGCAGGTGCGCATGGCCCAGGGGCAGCCACACGGTGAAGGTGCTCCCCTGTCCCTCCACGCTGCGCACGGTGAGCCTGCCTCCGTGCAGCTTCACCAGCTCCTGCACCAGCGCGAGCCCGATTCCGCTGCCCTCGTAGCTGCGCCCGCGCGCGCCCTGCACCCGGTGGAAGCGCTCGAAGATGCGCGGCAGCTCCGCCTCGGGGATGCCGGTGCCCGTGTCCGCCACCGACACCTCCACCCCGTCGTCCTTCGCCGCGCACGCGACGCGAATCTCCCCGGCCAGGGTGAACTTGAAGGCATTGGAGAGCAGGTTGAGGATGACCTTCTCCCACAGCTCCCGGTCCACCCAGACGGGCTCGGGGAGCGGCTCACACGACACGAAGAGCTTCAGGCCGGAGCGCTCCACGGTGGAGCGGAAGGCGCTGGCCAGGTCCGCGGTGAGCGCGCCCAGGTTCGTGGGCGCGAAGGCGGCGCGCGTCCGACCCGCCTCGATGCGCGAGAAGTCGAGCAGCGTGTTGACCAGCTTCAGGAGCCGCAGCCCGTTGCGGTGCACCGTCTCCTGGCGATGACGCTGGCGGGGCCCCA
This genomic stretch from Myxococcus fulvus harbors:
- a CDS encoding ABC transporter substrate-binding protein, which gives rise to MSGRLVKLWGCVGLLVAASACSRQKEEPPQGGAQAGTPAPQKAAVAQVKLALNWVPEPEFGGFYAARESGAFARHGLEVDILGGGAGAPVQQMVATGKAEFGISGADEIITARARGLDVIPLFAVYQTSPHAIMAHASRGAKGIKDVLSSGTVALEPGLSYVAFLKKKYSFDQVKVVPYDGGVARFLADKDFAQQCFVTAEPIAAKRQGATPAVFLVADEGFNPYIAVVITRRQYWKEQPERVKAFVAAVREGWRAYLDNPGPTNAVMGKLNTTMDAETFAAAAEAQKPLIETGETRARGLGMMKRERWEQLSQQLVELGLIDKVPSVDDYLLPEFNAARE
- a CDS encoding ABC transporter permease, which translates into the protein MNRPALRAALPPLVALVVLLSLWEAAVRLLVVPVWLVPPPSAVGAVGAREAGALLGAALTTGRAALVGFGLSAVLGVLVAVTLASSRMVERALYPYTLFLQTVPIVAIAPLLVLWFGPGPRAVAVSSFIVSLFPVIANTLTGLRSVEPPLRDMFRLYGAGRFATLWKLELPAAMPHLFTGLKIASGLSVIGAIVGEFVAGFSEGSAGLGILVLAAYRQLRTDLLFAAVLAASGLGLVLFGAVSLTGARLLRRWHPSAQGN
- a CDS encoding ABC transporter ATP-binding protein, whose product is MKVEGLRRTFPGDVAVLSGLDLEVAPGSFVALLGPSGCGKSTLLRLVAGLDRAEAGHIAFTPTLERTPGERAPIAYVFQDAHLLPWRSVLDNAALPLELTGVPKSERQAAARAVLEQVGLGDATDRHPAELSGGMRMRVSLARALVTRPRLLLLDEPFAALDELTRGRLDDQLRALWRQLGMTVLFVTHSISEAAYLAERAVVLSRRPARVVLDRTLELPAERGAALRTEASFAREARLLHEALEQGERW
- a CDS encoding PKD domain-containing protein, with the protein product MRIFRRALPGLPMFAVVSLLLPGWGVSEAEAAERRFLVDFGDGPTATPGWNNLHFGSTGSSLSNLVDSAGVGSGLSLQVTDGFWQGWTGAYNGGGTTASTVYPASATRDTFFIGTNEGTTDTQAQVRLSGLAINGTYSLRFYASRMAGDSADRTTRYTVGAQTVELQATNNIDGVVQLTNLVPSNGALDISVTMKPGAIFGYLGVLEVIEQDGGVVVNQPPVVNAGADRTVPLPTNTVALQQSFSDPEGQATTFVWSQVSGPTTAGLYQNPWTPLVASNLAQGTYVFRLTVTDAQGASASDDVSVSVVPSTGSGTPFLRTLTAKSVTASGKVIHYYESLPRGYNTDPNRKWPVIVFHHGVGEKGSTPESLPSVLGNMTLVRDNVPLEFDINGVTESFIVLIPQLHGNYGDWQDFFTQAMIDSAKANLRTDADRVYLMGFSLGAFHTWSFPQRSDANARQVAAIVPFSGGRVYNVNGVSQLCRLATEDVPVWTFHAADDGTVHVSYTDAAVNGLNACSPAPDPAPRYTRPATGNHWIIGSGASPTQPPANNIYHWMLSHRRVSTPPPVTQRTLTPRVTTVPKLWNGQMGYYESLPRGYDANPSRQWPLLIFLHGIGERGNGTTELSRVLSHGPAAQINSGHPLEFTVNGVTESFVVLIPQLGEAGASWHPYQIERLLDVAQAGLRINPKRVYLTGLSLGGFGTTAFVEFSLANAQRIAAIAPTDGAHYGGIIWTPDLDNVTTNACYLAQADVKVWQFYGANDASWGRTATDFIARLNACSPPSAPVVTRYENVGHTAYGRAYATDHTYHSPNLYEWLLAQQRP
- a CDS encoding ATP-binding protein; translation: MRGPRAVEEVLRGGGECGALLRRIDWEKTPLGPVERWPQSLRTTVGIVLASNYPLYLAWGPRYVQMYNDAYRPICGATKHPAALGQEASRTWPEVWSTVLAPGWERIQATGEPIRVEDLMMPLDRNGYVEECYFSYSHSPILDESGGVGGIFAALTETTERVLNERRLRTLSELGAAALGQQTPELTCREMARVLAGNTNDVPLALLYLTDDTERTASLVALSGLPSDSRAAPARIPLDPEPRPDTWPLARVAHTGESLRLEQLPQALGPLPGGPWPEATTSVVVLPMPRPGHALPLGFLVLGISPRRALDEAYRRFLELVASSVTTAVATARAREEERRRTEALAELDRAKTTFFSNVSHEFRTPLTLMLGPVEDGLRDAEEPLGPRQRHRQETVHRNGLRLLKLVNTLLDFSRIEAGRTRAAFAPTNLGALTADLASAFRSTVERSGLKLFVSCEPLPEPVWVDRELWEKVILNLLSNAFKFTLAGEIRVACAAKDDGVEVSVADTGTGIPEAELPRIFERFHRVQGARGRSYEGSGIGLALVQELVKLHGGRLTVRSVEGQGSTFTVWLPLGHAHLPAEHLKPGEPGHATHLRAFVSEARTWLEAPPAIEVTDDEAPPLPRREDRTSPASETVLVVDDNVDMRDYVQRLLGGRYAVETAANGHEALEQVRARRPDLVLSDVMMPGMDGFGLLRALRDSPVTADIPVILLSARAGEEATVEGLEAGANDYLVKPFSARELLARVEGNLAVSRAREEKRQVEQARQALSVVVEQSSDAIGIADTVSRITYLNEAGQRMLGVMSLEQARHTSLLDYFSEEDRPFVQDTLLPTVAARGRWEGELQARHLQTGARLPVRFTVSTLTHARTFLPVGVAIIAHELSEQKRQEAETRRRAEFEQQLIGIVSHDLRNPLSAIQLGASVLARREELSERNLRSVLRIQTSAERAVRMTHDLLDFTQVRLGGGLPIHRRPVDLHELSQQVIEELQMSHPERELRVESDGDAFGEWDPDRIAQMLGNLVSNALQYSPASSRVTVRVRGEAPRVVLCVHNEGPPIPDEARERLFRPLQRARTGDSNTGRSIGLGLFIVKHIVESHGGTVDVTSQDGQGTTFIALLPRRASGQGTS